From one Cynocephalus volans isolate mCynVol1 chromosome X, mCynVol1.pri, whole genome shotgun sequence genomic stretch:
- the IKBKG gene encoding NF-kappa-B essential modulator isoform X1 gives MLVYKARAFWNRTTLTCWMSRHLWKNQLCEMVQPSGGLVGDQDVLGEESSLGKPAMLHLQSDQSTPETLQRCLEENQELRDAIRQSNQMLRERCEELLHFQVCQREEKEFLMRKFQEARKLVERLGLEKLEMKRQREQALQEVEHLKRCQQQMAEDKASVKAQVTSLLGELQESQSRLEAATKERQALEGRVRAASEQARQLESEREALQQQHSVQVDQLRIQSQSMEAALRMERQAASEEKRKLAQLQVAYHQLFQEYDNHIKSSMGGSERKRGMQLEDLKQQLQQAEEALVAKQEVIDKLKEEAEQHKIVMETVPVLKAQADIYKADFQAERQAREKLAEKKELLQEQLEQLQREYNKLKASCQESARIEDMRKRHVEVSQPPLPPAPAPHHSFHLALPGQRRSPPEEPPDFCCPKCQYQAPDMDTLQIHVMECIE, from the exons ATGCTCGTCTATAAGGCCAGAGCTTTCTGGAACAGGACA ACCCTGACGTGTTGGATGAGCAGACACCTCTGGAAGAATCAGCTGTGTGagatggtgcagcccagtggcgGCCTGGTAGGGGACCAGGACGTGCTGGGTGAAGAATCTTCTCTGGGGAAGCCGGCCATGCTGCATCTGCAGTCAGACCAGAGCACTCCTGAGACACTTCAGCGCTGCCTGGAAGAGAATCAAGAGCTCCGAG ATGCCATTCGGCAGAGCAACCAGATGCTGCGGGAGCGCTGTGAGGAGCTGCTGCACTTCCAGGTCTGccagagggaggagaaggagttCCTCATGCGCAAATTCCAGGAGGCCAGGAAGCTGGTGGAAAGACTGGGCCTGGAGAAGCTTGAAATgaagaggcagagggagcaggCCCTGCAGGAGGTGGAGCACCTGAAGAGGTGCCAGCAG CAGATGGCTGAGGACAAGGCCTCAGTGAAAGCCCAGGTGACATCCTTGCTGGGGGAGCTCCAGGAGAGCCAGAGTCGCTTGGAGGCCGCCACTAAGGAACGGCAGGCTTTGGAGGGCAG GGTACGGGCAGCCAGCGAGCAGGCCAGGCAGCTGGAGAGTGAGCGGGAGGCGCTGCAGCAGCAGCACAGTGTGCAGGTAGACCAGCTGCGCATACAGAGCCAGAGCATGGAGGCCGCCCTGCGCATGGAGCGCCAGGCCGCCTCGGAGGAGAA GCGGAAGCTGGCCCAGTTGCAGGTGGCCTATCACCAGCTCTTCCAAGAATATGACAACCACATCAAGAGCAGCATGGGGGGCAGTGAGCGGAAGCGA GGAATGCAGCTGGAAGATCTcaagcagcagctgcagcaggccGAGGAGGCCCTGGTGGCCAAGCAGGAAGTTATTGACAAGCTGAAGGAAGAGGCTGAGCAGCACAAGATTGTGATGGAGACTGTTCCGGTCCTGAAGGCTCAG GCGGATATCTACAAGGCGGACTTCCAGGCTGAGAGGCAGGCCCGGGAGAAGCTTGCTGAGAAGAAGGAGCTTCTGcaggagcagctggagcagctgcAGAGGGAGTACAACAAGCTGAAGGCCAGCTGCCAGGAGTCGGCCAG GATTGAGGATATGAGGAAGAGGCATGTAGAGGTCTCCCAGCCACCCCTGCCCCCCGCGCCAG CTCCTCACCACTCCTTTCACCTGGCCCTACCCGGCCAGAGGAGAAGCCCCCCTGAGGAACCGCCCGACTTCTGCTGTCCCAAGTGCCAGTATCAAGCTCCTGATATGGACACCCTGCAGATACATGTCATGGAGTGCATCGAGTAG
- the IKBKG gene encoding NF-kappa-B essential modulator isoform X2 gives MSRHLWKNQLCEMVQPSGGLVGDQDVLGEESSLGKPAMLHLQSDQSTPETLQRCLEENQELRDAIRQSNQMLRERCEELLHFQVCQREEKEFLMRKFQEARKLVERLGLEKLEMKRQREQALQEVEHLKRCQQQMAEDKASVKAQVTSLLGELQESQSRLEAATKERQALEGRVRAASEQARQLESEREALQQQHSVQVDQLRIQSQSMEAALRMERQAASEEKRKLAQLQVAYHQLFQEYDNHIKSSMGGSERKRGMQLEDLKQQLQQAEEALVAKQEVIDKLKEEAEQHKIVMETVPVLKAQADIYKADFQAERQAREKLAEKKELLQEQLEQLQREYNKLKASCQESARIEDMRKRHVEVSQPPLPPAPAPHHSFHLALPGQRRSPPEEPPDFCCPKCQYQAPDMDTLQIHVMECIE, from the exons ATGAGCAGACACCTCTGGAAGAATCAGCTGTGTGagatggtgcagcccagtggcgGCCTGGTAGGGGACCAGGACGTGCTGGGTGAAGAATCTTCTCTGGGGAAGCCGGCCATGCTGCATCTGCAGTCAGACCAGAGCACTCCTGAGACACTTCAGCGCTGCCTGGAAGAGAATCAAGAGCTCCGAG ATGCCATTCGGCAGAGCAACCAGATGCTGCGGGAGCGCTGTGAGGAGCTGCTGCACTTCCAGGTCTGccagagggaggagaaggagttCCTCATGCGCAAATTCCAGGAGGCCAGGAAGCTGGTGGAAAGACTGGGCCTGGAGAAGCTTGAAATgaagaggcagagggagcaggCCCTGCAGGAGGTGGAGCACCTGAAGAGGTGCCAGCAG CAGATGGCTGAGGACAAGGCCTCAGTGAAAGCCCAGGTGACATCCTTGCTGGGGGAGCTCCAGGAGAGCCAGAGTCGCTTGGAGGCCGCCACTAAGGAACGGCAGGCTTTGGAGGGCAG GGTACGGGCAGCCAGCGAGCAGGCCAGGCAGCTGGAGAGTGAGCGGGAGGCGCTGCAGCAGCAGCACAGTGTGCAGGTAGACCAGCTGCGCATACAGAGCCAGAGCATGGAGGCCGCCCTGCGCATGGAGCGCCAGGCCGCCTCGGAGGAGAA GCGGAAGCTGGCCCAGTTGCAGGTGGCCTATCACCAGCTCTTCCAAGAATATGACAACCACATCAAGAGCAGCATGGGGGGCAGTGAGCGGAAGCGA GGAATGCAGCTGGAAGATCTcaagcagcagctgcagcaggccGAGGAGGCCCTGGTGGCCAAGCAGGAAGTTATTGACAAGCTGAAGGAAGAGGCTGAGCAGCACAAGATTGTGATGGAGACTGTTCCGGTCCTGAAGGCTCAG GCGGATATCTACAAGGCGGACTTCCAGGCTGAGAGGCAGGCCCGGGAGAAGCTTGCTGAGAAGAAGGAGCTTCTGcaggagcagctggagcagctgcAGAGGGAGTACAACAAGCTGAAGGCCAGCTGCCAGGAGTCGGCCAG GATTGAGGATATGAGGAAGAGGCATGTAGAGGTCTCCCAGCCACCCCTGCCCCCCGCGCCAG CTCCTCACCACTCCTTTCACCTGGCCCTACCCGGCCAGAGGAGAAGCCCCCCTGAGGAACCGCCCGACTTCTGCTGTCCCAAGTGCCAGTATCAAGCTCCTGATATGGACACCCTGCAGATACATGTCATGGAGTGCATCGAGTAG